A stretch of DNA from Thermococcus sp. Bubb.Bath:
ATGTTGAGATTTACAATATCCACCGCAAGTGGATATGGACGGAGAAAGAGATTTACAGTGCTAACGTTGAAAATACAGGTGTCAACTGCCCGTTCGACTGCGGCATGTGCTCAAGGCACCGCTCACACACTAATCTCCTTAACATAGTTCTAACCAACCGCTGCAACCTAGCGTGCTGGTACTGCTTCTTCTATGCCAAGGAGGGTCAGCCGATTTACGAGCCGACGCTCGAACAGATACGGATGATGCTCAGGAACGCCAAGAAGGAGAACCCAATTGGAGCCAACGCAGTCCAGTTCACAGGGGGGGAACCAACGCTCAGAGAAGACCTCATCGAGATCCTCAAAATGGCGAAGGAAGAAGGCTACGACCACGTCCAGCTCAACACTGACGGAATAAAGCTCGCCTTTGACCCAGAACTCGTCAAAAAGATCCGTGAGGTAGGCACCAACACCCTATACATGAGCTACGACGGAATGACCCCCCAGACCAACTGGAAGAACCACTGGGAGGTTCCACTTGTCTTTGAGAACGTCAGAAAGGCCGGCGGACCGGGGATAGTTCTCGTTCCGACGACGATAAGGAACGTCAACGACCACGAGCTTGGCGCTATCATCAACTTCGGCCTCAACCACCTCGACATCGTCAGAGGAGTTAACTTCCAGCCGATTTCCCAGGTCGGAAGGGTTCCAAAGAAGGAGCGCCAGAGGTTCAGGATAACAATCCCCGGAACAATCAAGAGAATCGAGGAGCAGACCAACGGTGCAATAGGCAGGTACGACTGGTATCCAATACCGATAGCCGGTCACATAGCGAGATTCTTTGAGGCCTTCACAGGCTCACGCTACTACATGACCAGCCACTTTGCCTGCGGTGCGGCAACTTACGTCTTCCTTGACAGGGAGAACAAGCGTGTTGTTCCAATAAGCAGATTCCTTGACGTTGAAGGCTTTGTAAATTTCCTGGAGGAGAAAGCCGAAGAAATCGAACAGTGGAAGACCATGGGCAAGCTCAAGAAGCTCAAGCTCGGTGCGGAGATATTCCTCAAATTCAAGAGCTTCTACGACGACAAGTACGCTCCAAAGGGCCTCAAGGTTCTCGACCTCATAAAGAACGCCTTCATGCACGGCAACTACGACGCCCTCGGCAAGTTCCACGAGAACGCCCTCTTCCTCGGCATGATGCACTTCATGGACGAGTACAACTACGACGTTGAGCGCGTGGAGCGCTGTGTCATCCACTACGCGATGCCCGACGGAAGGATCGTCCCGTTCTGTACCTTCAATGTCATTCCGGAGCTCTACAGGGACAAGGTTCAGGCTCAGTTCAGCTACACCTGGGAGGAATGGAAGGCCCTCCATCCGGACTGGGACTACAAGAAGGACAAGTACTTTAGGAACAAGGAGTTCGTTGAGAAGATGAAGAACAGCGAGCTCTATAGGAAGACCTACATCGACATTGAGGACTACTTCGGGCTGAACAAGGAGTGAGGTGGTGACGATGACGACCGAGAGGGTCTTTAACAAGAGGCTCACGAGGCTCGATCTCAAGTTTGGCGACATCAACTGGGAGAAGGCCACGATCAAGCAGTACGAGCTTGGGAAAGACGAAAGGGTGTGGAGGGTATTCCTCAACGGCTACGCCAAGAACGGCTTCGTCGTCTTTGATGAAGAGCTCCTTCCGAGGGAAGAACTCCTGAAGCCCCTCAAGGAACTCAAGCCGGAGATAGTGGCGGAAAAGACCCTGACCGTCCAGGAGCTCATTGAGGACAGCATGAGCTGGAACAGGATATTTGGAAAAGGAAAAACATAAATCAGCTGAGCTCTATCCTTACTTTTCCGTCTACCCTTTTTTCCAGCTCAAAGCTGACGATTCCTGAGAAAGTCCTCAGATCAACCACGTTTCTTCCAGCCTTCAGATCGAAGGTTTCTTCCTCCGCCTTATCCGGGAGAAGTGAGAGGTCGTACTCGTAAACCTTCAGCTTCACGTCGTCCTTCACGTAGAATACTGCCCTGGCACTCCTGTAGCCGTCAAGGGGGATGCCTCCGAAGATCTCTTTACCGGTCTTTCTGAGGAGACCCAGCGGAAGTGAAAAGCTCACCGCCGGCGCCCTCTCCTGTAGTATCTTCTCGTCGAGAACCACGATGTCCCTATTTCCCGTGTCAAAGGGTGTGGCCTCGGTCGCTCCGGTGTTTGGGGTTGTGTTCGTCGCTACAAGAATCTTTCCGTTCATCTTCTCGATGCTCGTTACCCTCGCTCCAAAGGCCCCAACTATCTTCACCATCGGCGGAGCAACGTAAACGAGGACACTTGACCCGACTACCGTGTTCGTGAAGTCCCAGTCTATTCCCGTCTCGGCCGAGTCCCTTCTGTAGGACGCGTCGTGATGGGCGTTAAATGCTGTTAAGATACCACCACCGACGTTTATCGCGTTAACACGGAGGGGCGCATAGAACGTCGGGAAGTCAAAGAGACGGTAGAAAGTTAATTCCTCACCCATGTAGGGGTTGCCCGCGAAGATTCCACCGCGCACGAAGGCGAGGGCCCTGTTGTATGCGGTCGCCATGGCTCCGAGCTCGGGCCTCTCATAGGGTTTTTCGTCCACACTCTC
This window harbors:
- a CDS encoding DUF2139 domain-containing protein, coding for MLLRNYSFPGRYGPEWGSGGIFGLRYHNSVLYFTLAFEAEAHFMDMANDEEKTYDFTLVGNAPTSGGDTYNAVETVDEFIYFGGWVHAPAIYREDRRILFNNKYSHVHAYDTEEGNVRLLWKDSIHHETDWAGEISDIIYDPYGDRLLLAREDGHTNLGVYSLNRKTGKADPLITEPSPKGTRVHDVAFFGVGNNFTGGVREFRVLDLISGKWDSFKPGESVDEKPYERPELGAMATAYNRALAFVRGGIFAGNPYMGEELTFYRLFDFPTFYAPLRVNAINVGGGILTAFNAHHDASYRRDSAETGIDWDFTNTVVGSSVLVYVAPPMVKIVGAFGARVTSIEKMNGKILVATNTTPNTGATEATPFDTGNRDIVVLDEKILQERAPAVSFSLPLGLLRKTGKEIFGGIPLDGYRSARAVFYVKDDVKLKVYEYDLSLLPDKAEEETFDLKAGRNVVDLRTFSGIVSFELEKRVDGKVRIELS
- the tes gene encoding tetraether lipid synthase Tes, with translation MAESIGEIPSGEKEFSESTKRIRDIVEFPEISEEEFHALLKSASRGYGEPLPHRTYSLCPETRRVVPALVWEKGGKVWITKKCPEGMITDLYSEDVEIYNIHRKWIWTEKEIYSANVENTGVNCPFDCGMCSRHRSHTNLLNIVLTNRCNLACWYCFFYAKEGQPIYEPTLEQIRMMLRNAKKENPIGANAVQFTGGEPTLREDLIEILKMAKEEGYDHVQLNTDGIKLAFDPELVKKIREVGTNTLYMSYDGMTPQTNWKNHWEVPLVFENVRKAGGPGIVLVPTTIRNVNDHELGAIINFGLNHLDIVRGVNFQPISQVGRVPKKERQRFRITIPGTIKRIEEQTNGAIGRYDWYPIPIAGHIARFFEAFTGSRYYMTSHFACGAATYVFLDRENKRVVPISRFLDVEGFVNFLEEKAEEIEQWKTMGKLKKLKLGAEIFLKFKSFYDDKYAPKGLKVLDLIKNAFMHGNYDALGKFHENALFLGMMHFMDEYNYDVERVERCVIHYAMPDGRIVPFCTFNVIPELYRDKVQAQFSYTWEEWKALHPDWDYKKDKYFRNKEFVEKMKNSELYRKTYIDIEDYFGLNKE
- a CDS encoding DUF3213 domain-containing protein; the encoded protein is MTTERVFNKRLTRLDLKFGDINWEKATIKQYELGKDERVWRVFLNGYAKNGFVVFDEELLPREELLKPLKELKPEIVAEKTLTVQELIEDSMSWNRIFGKGKT